One stretch of Pomacea canaliculata isolate SZHN2017 linkage group LG11, ASM307304v1, whole genome shotgun sequence DNA includes these proteins:
- the LOC112575948 gene encoding uncharacterized protein LOC112575948 isoform X1 gives MIIRQVVHAWPNNRQWLILCLAAAVTTFIVWSASPAAPSMAPNLKKFQKTTVTSSRRPPLAHSNTLVEFFPDWTTADPHDPVPVQRVYVYSATLALQHTPPTGSHIRITAFQEQRVAQLRCCFRHRGNDTSAPALVVHTHKVEDKQEVLGVVYQCHVPISPQNLTGIRVTMTPDSACPVEDVYYLPVYIPEVVKGGLAICGKVAFGSLLDPLKLVEWFEMQKLLGVDKIQILDFDNSVNVTKVFRYYQETGLLAMFPFKLPGRPWGRGFTDETRVLYQLAQDEDFSVLECRLRLAGYDYVMSIDMDEIILPRKKTSLKPYFQEIFGPNSKLAAVYFHVQFFVEEFGPEDKDAPLHVLRYLKSTPARWECQKYTYMPARADQGSTHSINPFPGFITKRIAPEEAVVHHYRHCPHGWPECRPSHITDRSITRFQVDLVPRVKDVLSKIGL, from the exons ATGATCATCAGACAGGTCGTCCATGCCTGGCCCAACAACCGGCAATGGCTTATTTTATGTCTTGCTGCAGCGGTCACAACATTCATCGTGTGGTCCGCCTCGCCAGCTGCGCCATCAATGGCCCCCAACTTGAAGAAATTTCAgaag ACGACGGTAACGAGTTCACGGAGACCGCCGCTGGCACACAGCAACACGTTG GTGGAGTTTTTCCCCGACTGGACAACTGCGGACCCACACGACCCGGTGCCCGTCCAGCGAGTCTACGTGTACTCCgccaccctggccctccagcaCACGCCACCCACAGGCAGCCACATCCGCATCACGGCCTTCCAGGAGCAACGGGTGGCACAGCTGAGGTGCTGCTTCCGTCACCGTGGCAACGACACCTCGGCGCCAGCGCTCGTTGTGCACACCCACAAAGTCGAGGACAAGCAGGAGGTGCTCGGTGTGGTCTACCAGTGTCACGTGCCCATATCTCCGCAAAACTTGACGGGAATTCGTGTCACCATGACCCCTGATTCCGCTTGCCCCGTGGAGGATGTCTACTACTTACCTGTGTACATACCGGAAGTGGTTAAAGGCGGACTGGCCATCTGTGGTAAAGTGGCCTTTGGCAGCTTACTGGATCCTCTGAAGTTGGTGGAATGGTTCGAGATGCAAAAGCTACTTGGAGTGGATAAAATCCAAATACTTGACTTTGACAATTCCGTTAATGTGACGAAAGTGTTTCGATACTATCAAGAAACAGGCCTGCTGGCTATGTTCCCCTTTAAGCTTCCAg GTCGTCCATGGGGTCGAGGCTTTACTGATGAAACTAGAGTACTTTACCAACTGGCCCAGGATGAAGACTTTTCTGTTCTTGAATGTCGTCTGCGACTGGCCGGCTATGATTATGTCATGAGCATCGACATGGATGAAATTATCTTACCGAGGAAAAAGACTTCACTGAAACCATATTTTCAG GAAATATTTGGTCCTAATTCCAAACTGGCGGCCGTGTATTTCCACGTGCAATTCTTCGTGGAGGAGTTCGGACCTGAGGACAAGGACGCTCCCCTGCACGTGCTCCGTTACCTGAAGAGCACGCCTGCGCGCTGGGAGTGTCAGAAGTACACGTACATGCCGGCCAGAGCTGACCAGGGCTCCACACACTCCATCAATCCCTTCCCTGGATTTATAAC GAAGCGAATTGCTCCAGAAGAAGCCGTCGTCCACCATTACCGACACTGCCCACACGGTTGGCCAGAGTGCAGACCCTCCCACATCACCGACAGGTCCATCACGAGGTTTCAGGTTGACCTTGTTCCTCGGGTGAAGGACGTCCTCAGTAAAATAGGATTATAG
- the LOC112575948 gene encoding uncharacterized protein LOC112575948 isoform X2, translated as MRCVHQQIWVTWLATTVTSSRRPPLAHSNTLVEFFPDWTTADPHDPVPVQRVYVYSATLALQHTPPTGSHIRITAFQEQRVAQLRCCFRHRGNDTSAPALVVHTHKVEDKQEVLGVVYQCHVPISPQNLTGIRVTMTPDSACPVEDVYYLPVYIPEVVKGGLAICGKVAFGSLLDPLKLVEWFEMQKLLGVDKIQILDFDNSVNVTKVFRYYQETGLLAMFPFKLPGRPWGRGFTDETRVLYQLAQDEDFSVLECRLRLAGYDYVMSIDMDEIILPRKKTSLKPYFQEIFGPNSKLAAVYFHVQFFVEEFGPEDKDAPLHVLRYLKSTPARWECQKYTYMPARADQGSTHSINPFPGFITKRIAPEEAVVHHYRHCPHGWPECRPSHITDRSITRFQVDLVPRVKDVLSKIGL; from the exons ATGCGTTGTGTTCATCAGCAGATTTGGGTCACGTGGTTAGCG ACGACGGTAACGAGTTCACGGAGACCGCCGCTGGCACACAGCAACACGTTG GTGGAGTTTTTCCCCGACTGGACAACTGCGGACCCACACGACCCGGTGCCCGTCCAGCGAGTCTACGTGTACTCCgccaccctggccctccagcaCACGCCACCCACAGGCAGCCACATCCGCATCACGGCCTTCCAGGAGCAACGGGTGGCACAGCTGAGGTGCTGCTTCCGTCACCGTGGCAACGACACCTCGGCGCCAGCGCTCGTTGTGCACACCCACAAAGTCGAGGACAAGCAGGAGGTGCTCGGTGTGGTCTACCAGTGTCACGTGCCCATATCTCCGCAAAACTTGACGGGAATTCGTGTCACCATGACCCCTGATTCCGCTTGCCCCGTGGAGGATGTCTACTACTTACCTGTGTACATACCGGAAGTGGTTAAAGGCGGACTGGCCATCTGTGGTAAAGTGGCCTTTGGCAGCTTACTGGATCCTCTGAAGTTGGTGGAATGGTTCGAGATGCAAAAGCTACTTGGAGTGGATAAAATCCAAATACTTGACTTTGACAATTCCGTTAATGTGACGAAAGTGTTTCGATACTATCAAGAAACAGGCCTGCTGGCTATGTTCCCCTTTAAGCTTCCAg GTCGTCCATGGGGTCGAGGCTTTACTGATGAAACTAGAGTACTTTACCAACTGGCCCAGGATGAAGACTTTTCTGTTCTTGAATGTCGTCTGCGACTGGCCGGCTATGATTATGTCATGAGCATCGACATGGATGAAATTATCTTACCGAGGAAAAAGACTTCACTGAAACCATATTTTCAG GAAATATTTGGTCCTAATTCCAAACTGGCGGCCGTGTATTTCCACGTGCAATTCTTCGTGGAGGAGTTCGGACCTGAGGACAAGGACGCTCCCCTGCACGTGCTCCGTTACCTGAAGAGCACGCCTGCGCGCTGGGAGTGTCAGAAGTACACGTACATGCCGGCCAGAGCTGACCAGGGCTCCACACACTCCATCAATCCCTTCCCTGGATTTATAAC GAAGCGAATTGCTCCAGAAGAAGCCGTCGTCCACCATTACCGACACTGCCCACACGGTTGGCCAGAGTGCAGACCCTCCCACATCACCGACAGGTCCATCACGAGGTTTCAGGTTGACCTTGTTCCTCGGGTGAAGGACGTCCTCAGTAAAATAGGATTATAG